The segment AAAGCTGCCGATGATTTTGTAGATATTTTACAAAAATTAGCAAAACTTACAGTTGAAAAAGAAGCAGAGCTTGCAGAGATAAATCCGCTAGCAATTATGCAAGATGGATCTTTGATGGCACTGGATGGAAAATTTGTAACCGATGATAACAGTAACTTTAGACATGATGAATTACAAAAGTATCAAGAAAAAACAGAAATTGAAGAGAGAGCAGAAAAAAGTGGATTTTCTCTAGTAGAGTTAGATGGCGATATTGCAGTTGTTGGAAATGGTGCGGGACTGGTAATGTCTACACTTGATATGTTATCGGATAACGGAGGCAAACCAGCATGCTTCTTAGATGTTGGGGGCGGTGCAACAACTGATTCAGTTTATGAAGCACTAACTTTGATTAGCAAAATGCATAGAGTCAAAGGAATTTTAGTTAACCTTTATGGTGGAATTGTAAAAACTACAGTAGTTGCAGAAGCATTTCTAAAAGCATATGATGATAAATTGATCAATCTTCCAGTGTTTGCAAGACTAAAAGGTACAGAATCAGATAAAGCAAAAGAGATGTTGAAAAATTCTAGAACAAAAATTTTTGATTCAGTAGAAGAGGCAATTAATGCGGCAGTCATGGGGATTAAAAAATGACAGACATTTTCAAAATACTAAAAGGAACTCCTGAAGATTCAGATTACAAGAAAAAAGGAGTGATCGTCCAAGGCATTACTGGAGCATATGGCTCAT is part of the Nitrosarchaeum sp. genome and harbors:
- a CDS encoding succinate--CoA ligase subunit beta, encoding MRLLEFQAKELFRNYGINLLPSKSSTTIEEGRKHAKELGYPFVIKIQVPVGGRGKAGGIQKCQNDDEFELKYPQVLGLTIKGEKARAILLEKMADIKKELYLSLFLNRSKRCYTIIASPEGGVEIESVKNQIIKEVGLGEVSDQIAKEVAKEMKLEGKAADDFVDILQKLAKLTVEKEAELAEINPLAIMQDGSLMALDGKFVTDDNSNFRHDELQKYQEKTEIEERAEKSGFSLVELDGDIAVVGNGAGLVMSTLDMLSDNGGKPACFLDVGGGATTDSVYEALTLISKMHRVKGILVNLYGGIVKTTVVAEAFLKAYDDKLINLPVFARLKGTESDKAKEMLKNSRTKIFDSVEEAINAAVMGIKK